A genomic region of Caenorhabditis elegans chromosome V contains the following coding sequences:
- the T23D5.8 gene encoding Serpentine Receptor, class T (Predicted) — protein MFGKVYLPYIKFSIFMGNVGFFSNAFFGFILVFLTLCHISRQFGSYKYLLVNFQVLGFIFATFEYLFHTFLHTYNASLIYFSFSRPLGLSNFTMEWMMGIYTGLYSATICQLAIQFIYRYWALFDTPKIKYFHGWYYLIWVSYYCTHDTPPSDECIGGVGKVLLKAQKESRWTTTNNLHISNLSHTGLEKYSPDRHPSVLVAYTLLRIHLLRPVYTIRVPIQIRTNTSTQS, from the exons ATGTTTGGTAAGGTATACCTCCCTTACATAAAATTCTCTATCTTCATGGGTAACGTGGGATTCTTCTCCAATGCATTCTTCGGCTTCATTCTGGTATTCCTGACATTGTGTCACATCAGTCGACAATTCGGATCATATAAGTACTTGCTCGTGAACTTCCAAGTGCTTGGATTCATTTTCGCCACATTCGAGTATCTTTTTCACACG TTCCTGCACACCTACAATGCGAGTTTGATCTACTTTAGTTTCTCCCGCCCATTGggtctttcaaatttcacaatgGAATGGATGATGGGAATCTACACAGGACTATACTCTGCAACAATTTGCCAGCTGGCAATTCAATTCATTTATCGGTACTGGGCACTTTTTGATACTCCGAAGATCAAATATTTCCATGGATGGTACTACTTGATTTGGGTGTCCTATTACTGTACACATGACACACCGCCATCGGATGAATGTATCGGTGGAGTTGGGAAGGTTTTGCTAAAGGCACAAAAGGAATCTAGGTGGACAACTACGAACAACTTACATATATCAAATTTATCACACACGGGACTTGAGAAATATTCACCTGATAGACATCCATCAGTTCTTGTCGCATATACTCTATTGCGTATTCATCTGCTTCGTCCAGTTTATACAATCCGAGTGCCCATTCAAATCCGAACCAATACGAGTACACAATCGTAA
- the str-6 gene encoding Seven TM Receptor (Partially confirmed by transcript evidence) yields the protein MVKTFHVRESTISQMQYIRMDELTKLISKVGFLSTTILGMLFVCLTVCFVKRDFGSYRNLLIVFSFLGFLFSASEYMIHPMIHSYNSGFVFFTEPHLSLVSNEIMKIGLVFFCGIYGSTICFISVQFLYRYWALFDAPKLIWFEGWMMSAWLIYSFGIGATWSIGIHYFLENDNFTLNYFENGVYDHYGWKLSAIPSFTFVIYTERGAIRWRNLACTIEMTMIIGLQYSIICFCGRKMSVGMKEKISMLSETSKRLHTQFFKALILQIVVPTILLFFPMIIIIYLPVFNLKFSFPTGILFSAFAIYPSIDIAIILYIVSDYRIAIKLLLKSIKSVLLSSSYFPHELSLPTCTPQTPLPRGTARI from the exons ATGGTGAAAACATTCCACGTCAGAGAATCGACTATCTCCCAAATGCAGTACATTCGGATGGATGAGCTAACAAAGCTTATATCAAAAGTTGGTTTTCTATCAACAACTATTCTAGGAATGTTGTTCGTCTGTTTAACAGTTTGTTTTGTGAAACGGGATTTTGGTTCTTATCGGAATTTATTGATTGTATTCTCATTTCTTGGTTTCTTATTCTCCGCATCTGAGTATATGATTCATCCG ATGATTCACAGCTACAACTCTGGTTTCGTCTTCTTCACAGAACCCCACCTATCGCTAGTTTCAAACGAAATCATGAAAATCGGATTGGTGTTCTTCTGTGGGATATACGGATCAACAATTTGTTTCATATCCGTTCAGTTTTTGTACAGATACTGGGCGCTTTTTGA CGCTCCAAAGTTGATATGGTTCGAAGGTTGGATGATGTCGGCGTGGCTTATCTACAGCTTTGGAATAGGTGCCACATGGTCCATTGGAATTCATTATTTCTTGGAGAATGATAACTTCACGCTGAACTACTTTGAGAATGGGGTTTATGATCACTACGGATGGAAATTGTCGGCGATTCCAAGTTTTACATTCGTAATTTACACTGAGAGAGGAGCAATCCGCTGGAGGAACTTGGCATGTACAATTGAGATGACAATGATTATTGGACTTCAATACTCAATTATTTGCTTTTGTGGCAGAAAAATGAGCGTTGGCATgaaagagaaaatttcaatgctGTCGGAGACAAGTAAACGACTGCATACTCAGTTCTTCAAGGCGTTGATTCTCCAG atCGTAGTCCCGACAATTCTCCTATTCTTCCCAATGATCATCATAATCTACCTGCCAGTTTTCAATCTCAAATTCAGTTTTCCCACCGGGATCCTGTTCAGCGCATTCGCAATCTACCCATCAATAGATATCGCCATAATTTTGTACATTGTCTCGGATTATCGAATTGCTATCAAGttacttttaaaatcaatCAAATCCGTGTTACTATCTTCAAGCTACTTTCCGCATGAACTTTCCCTCCCAACGTGCACTCCTCAAACTCCTCTCCCAAGAGGGACGGCACGCatctaa
- the str-43 gene encoding Seven TM Receptor (Predicted) — translation MHLSHEISYQFSQFGFVSSLICNSVFLYLTAFRIKKITGTYKLMVLVFASVGIVFSAWDLIARPFAHSFNAGFVYFSLNSLIQEYPYFFQFAILLYASFYIVILAIIAVQFAFRYSTLYKPNIAKNFGGYGVIVWMLYCIFCGLIYGAALGHFGHPDDYSDDYMSEPVQKMYNYSITSLPRFPIIPYAADGSVRWNNIYFLIIGVFIINIQYVIILYFGVRMRTILKNELQQQSIVNQKLQKQFFKALVVQTVVPTLFFVLPIAPILIAPLFEPLITIKMNLPSGWVYVIVSMFPPVDTIAFMIIVKEYRTALKDLFNVIFWNKFNAVSDVSTRTSRTT, via the exons ATGCATCTCTCCCACGAAATTTCCTACcagttttcacaatttggGTTTGTTTCTTCGTTAATTTGCAATTCGGTATTTCTGTATCTCACTGCGTTCCGcatcaaaaaaatcactggAACATATAAACTAATGGTCTTAGTATTTGCTTCTGTTGGAATCGTTTTCTCAGCATGGGATTTGATTGCGCGACCATTTGCACACAGTTTCAATGCAGGATTCgtatatttcagcttgaactCTTTGATTCAAGAATATccatacttttttcaatttgcaatCCTACTATATGCCAGTTTTTATATAgtaattttggcaattattGCAGTGCAGTTCGCCTTTCGTTATTCAACTCTATATAAACCAAATATTGCCAAGAACTTTGGGGGATATGGAGTTATAGTTTGGATGCTTTACTGTATATTTTGTGGGCTTATTTATGGGGCTGCACTGGGCCATTTTGGGCATCCTGATGATTATTCTGATGATTACATGAG TGAAccggttcaaaaaatgtacaacTACAGTATTACTTCCTTGCCACGTTTCCCGATCATCCCTTAC GCGGCAGATGGATCTGTGAGATGGAACAATATCTACTTTCTAATTATTGGAGTGTTCATCATAAACATACAATATGTTATAATACTTTATTTCGGTGTCCGCATGCGTACAATCCTTAAGAACGAGCTCCAACAACAATCAATTGTgaatcaaaaacttcaaaagcaATTCTTTAAAGCTCTTGTAGTACAAACTGTTGTTccaacattattttttgtactgCCAATTGCTCCTATTCTAATTGCCCCGTTATTTGAACCACTAATCACAATTAAGATGAACCTACCATCTGGGTGGGTGTATGTCATTGTGAGTATGTTCCCACCTGTTGATACAATTGCTTTCATGATTATTGTAAAGGAATACAGAACAGCTTTAAAAG ATTTATTCaatgtgattttttggaacaaatttAATGCAGTTAGCGATGTGTCAACAAGGACTTCCCGAACAACATAA